Proteins encoded together in one Quercus lobata isolate SW786 chromosome 3, ValleyOak3.0 Primary Assembly, whole genome shotgun sequence window:
- the LOC115982054 gene encoding inactive leucine-rich repeat receptor-like protein kinase CORYNE codes for MAYYFCNKKIFTFVLLFIKLCFHFTTVYCQERKVSRPPEFQNGLRRIFLSIALGVLTGLIGSLLFALVVRSFVRYLNRTPILKGPVLFSPEIAPKTLQSALSNENRLLGSSPSGKYYRTVLDNGLAIAVKRLEPFQTGSPERKSLKRKIQKELETLASLRHRNLMSLRAYVREPGGFSLVYDYVPTGSLEDAMNRVRDNQLQLSWEVRLRIAVGVVKGLQYLHFERDPSILHYNLKPTNVMLGAEFEPRLADCGLAKLMPNLDRTTSGYSAPECFQNRRYTDKSDVFSFGMILGVLLTGRDPTDPFFGEPASGGSLGQWLRHLQQAGEAREALDKSILGEEGEEDEMLMAVRIAVVCLSDMPADRPSSDELVHLLTQLHSF; via the exons ATGGCGTACTACTTTTGCAACAAGAAAATCTTTACCTTTGTTTTGCTGTTCATAAAACTCTGCTTTCACTTCACCACTGTGTACTGCCAAGAGAGAAAAGTTTCAAGGCCACCTGAATTCCAAAACGGGCTTAGAAGAATCTTTCTCAGCATTGCTTTAGGAGTACTAACCGGTTTGATTGGTTCACTTCTCTTCGCTCTCGTAGTCCGAAGCTTTGTCAGATACCTTAACCGAACACCAATTCTCAAAGGCCCTGTGTTGTTCTCCCCAGAAATTGCTCCTAAGACACTTCAATCTGCTCTCTCCAATGAAAATCGCTTACTGGGTTCAAGCCCAAGTGGGAAATACTACCGAACTGTGCTCGATAATGGGCTTGCAATCGCGGTCAAGAGGCTAGAACCGTTTCAAACTGGTTCACCAGAGAGAAAGTCTCTCAAGAGAAAGATACAGAAGGAGCTAGAAACACTTGCTAGTCTGAGACATAGGAACTTGATGAGTTTGAGGGCTTATGTTAGGGAACCAGGTGGGTTTTCTTTGGTTTATGATTATGTCCCAACTGGGAGTCTTGAGGATGCTATGAATAGAGTGAGAGATAATCAGTTGCAGCTGAGTTGGGAAGTGCGGCTTCGGATTGCGGTTGGGGTTGTTAAGGGGCTTCAGTATCTTCACTTTGAGCGTGACCCTTCTATTCTGCACTATAATTTGAAGCCTACTAATGTGATGTTGGGTGCTGAGTTTGAACCCAGGTTGGCGGATTGTGGATTGGCTAAGCTCATGCCTAATTTGGATAGGACCACCTCAGGTTATAGTGCTCCTGAGTGCTTCCAAAATCGCAG GTATACCGATAAGAGCGACGTTTTCAGTTTTGGTATGATATTGGGTGTTTTATTAACTGGAAGAGACCCTACTGATCCATTCTTTGGAGAACCGGCTAGTGGGGGCAGTTTGGGACAGTGGCTTAGGCATTTGCAGCAGGCAGGGGAGGCAAGGGAAGCACTAGATAAGAGTATTCTAGGggaagaaggagaggaagatGAGATGTTAATGGCAGTGAGAATAGCTGTTGTATGCCTATCAGATATGCCTGCAGACAGGCCTTCTAGTGATGAGCTTGTTCACCTGCTAACCCAGCTGCACAGTTTTTGA
- the LOC115981009 gene encoding zinc finger BED domain-containing protein RICESLEEPER 1-like — MKDTDKWTPSLRGFLLGQIRSIVSQLQSKGKKDFLALPLNDFFSTLSEVEGLRVKVNWLKSRVIASRDLKRAGPSIHASLSSLHELRAKESSYVNKVKETKSTLEICEVESQQMDAPTTENLDAVINIDENEESIKNNDVKLEENPFKQKKRKRTSMIWNDFNEIILPDETKKVQCIHCLKRLAYSNNGETTQYHRHLKGCLSRKLANKKQKQLAVNEGGVESEVAIANFKYDHAKVKEKASHMILVHEYPFNTMEHEVFNVFMKIATPYYQKISRNTARNDCISTFELEKKKLKTMLGSSFLDWGLENKVCTITLNNANNNDATVRILKDAIKRKLMLGGKIFHVQDGLSEIEMMIENIRESVKYLLALEACLIKFGEIAKQLQLPSKKLILGCPTHWNATYAMLATTLEFREVFPRYKDRVAGYNWLPSNEDWDRTEHVCNFLSVFEEVTNVISGSEYPTANIFLLEVWKIKEALNEKSLDENDYISAMACKMKLKFDKYWGECNFVMAIAVVLDPRFKMTLINFSFPKIYQGFEVARNINCVHDSLYELYNEYVAHYTSSNAGQSASKSTKGSSSVGDNNSKFKTRGRMEFDQFVRNADNIQPLTTPHQLRCGIP; from the exons ATGAAGGATACTGACAAGTGGACACCGTCTCTTAGGGGCTTTCTTTTGGGGCAAATTAGGTCTATAGTGTCCCAACTACAGTCAAAAGGCAAAAAGGATTTTCTGGCTCTTCCCCTTAATGACTTCTTTTCCACACTGAGCGAGGTTGAGGGCTTACGTGTCAAAGTCAATTGGCTAAAGAGTCGTGTCATTGCATCGAGGGACTTAAAGAGGGCAGGACCCTCTATTCATGCTTCCTTGTCTTCACTCCATGAGTTGAGGGCTAAAGAAAGCTCTTATGTCAACAAAGTGAAGGAGACAAAGTCAACTTTAGAG ATTTGTGAAGTGGAGAGTCAACAAATGGATGCTCCTACTACTGAAAATCTAGATGCAGTAATTAATATTGATGAGAATGAAgaatctataaaaaataatgatgtcAAACTTGAAGAAAATCcatttaaacaaaagaaaaggaaaaggactTCTATGATTTGGAATgactttaatgaaattattcTTCCTGATGAAACAAAAAAGGTTCAATGTATTCACTGCCTTAAAAGACTTGCCTATAGTAATAATGGTGAAACAACACAATACCATAGGCACTTGAAAGGTTGTCTAAGTCGTAAACTAGctaataagaaacaaaaacagttaGCTGTAAATGAAGGTGGGGTGGAAAGTGAGGTGGCAATAGCAAACTTTAAGTATGACCATGCCAAGGTCAAGGAAAAGGCTTCACATATGATCCTTGTGCATGAATACCCTTTTAATACGATGGAGCATGaggtttttaatgtttttatgaaAATTGCTACTCCTTATTACCAGAAAATTTCACGCAATACTGCAAGGAACGATTGCATTTCTACTTTTGAgttggagaagaaaaaattgaagactatgcTTGGTAGT TCTTTTCTTGATTGGGGGCTTGAAAACAAGGTGTGTACAATAACCTTGAACAATGCTAACAATAATGATGCAACTGTAAGAATTTTGAAAGATGCTATCAAAAGGAAGCTTATGTTGGGTGGCAAGATCTTTCATGTACAAGATGGGTTGAGTGAGATTGAAATGATGATTGAAAATATCCGTGAAAGTGTGAAGTATCTACTTGCATTAGAAGCTTGTCTTATAAAGTTTGGTGAGATTGCAAAGCAATTGCAATTACCGTCCAAGAAGTTGATCTTAGGTTGTCCCACACATTGGAATGCAACATATGCAATGTTGGCTACTACCTTGGAGTTTAGAGAGGTGTTCCCTAGGTACAAAGATAGAGTTGCGGGGTATAATTGGCTGCCTAGTAATGAAGATTGGGATAGGACAGAACATGTCTGCAATTTTTTATCAGTTTTTGAAGAAGTCACAAATGTCATATCAGGAAGTGAATATCCAACTGCAAATATATTCCTTCTTGAGGTTTGGAAGATAAAAGAAGCTTTAAATGAGAAGTCACTTGATGAAAATGATTACATTAGTGCTATGGCATGTAAGATGAAGTTAAAGTTTGACAAATATTGGGGTGAATGCAACTTTGTAATGGCCATAGCTGTTGTGTTAGATCCTCGGTTCAAAATGACTTtgataaacttttcttttccaaaGATCTATCAAGGGTTTGAAGTAGCTAGAAACATTAATTGTGTTCATGATTCCTTATATGAACTTTATAATGAATATGTTGCGCACTATACTTCAAGCAATGCTGGACAAAGTGCATCTAAATCCACTAAAGGTAGTAGTAGTGTTGGTGACAataattcaaagtttaaaacCAGAGGTAGAATGGAGTTTGATCAGTTTGTTAGAAATGCTGATAACATACAACCTCTAACGACCCCACACCAACT gcgatgtgggattccatag